A genomic region of Saccopteryx bilineata isolate mSacBil1 chromosome 1, mSacBil1_pri_phased_curated, whole genome shotgun sequence contains the following coding sequences:
- the OR51T1 gene encoding olfactory receptor 51T1, with protein MVILNNTTSFSSNFLLTAFPGLETAHVWVSIPVFCLYTIAFLGNSIILLVTIVEQRLHKPMYYFLSMLSVVDLCLTISTLPTVLGVLWFHAREISFKACIIQMSFLHAFSFLESSVLVAMAFDRFMAICNPLKYVTVLTDFMIMVIGLVICLRQVIFVFFMSLASKSVSFRGGQELSHPFCYHPDVIKYSYSNPWISSFLGMFFLLYLSGTDLLFILFSYAMILHTVLSAVTPKKQQKALSTCVCHLCAVTVFYVPMISLSIVHRLLNSTSPVVCSILANIYLLLPPVLNPIIYSWKTKTIRQAMLQLLRSKSLWGPHVRSLRDR; from the coding sequence ATGGTAATTTTAAATAACACCACATCCTTCTCCTCAAACTTCCTCCTAACTGCATTTCCTGGGCTGGAAACAGCTCATGTCTGGGTCTCTATCCCTGTCTTCTGTCTCTACACCATTGCCTTCTTGGGAAACAGCATCATCCTGCTTGTCACTATTGTTGAGCAGCGTCTCCACAAGCCCATGTACTATTTCCTCTCCATGCTGTCAGTTGTTGATCTATGTCTGACCATCTCAACGCTTCCCACTGTACTTGGGGTTCTCTGGTTTCATGCCCGGGAGATCAGCTTTAAAGCTTGCATTATTCAAATGAGCTTTTTACATGCCTTCTCTTTCCTGGAGTCTTCAGTGCTGGTAGCCATGGCCTTTGACCGCTTCATGGCCATCTGTAACCCTCTGAAGTATGTCACCGTCCTCACAGACTTTATGATCATGGTGATTGGACTGGTCATCTGCCTACGACaagtaatttttgtatttttcatgagTCTAGCCTCGAAGAGTGTTTCTTTCCGTGGAGGCCAGGagctttcccacccattttgctACCATCCAGATGTGATCAAATACTCATATTCCAACCCTTGGATCAGCAGCTTTTTGGGCATGTTTTTTCTGCTCTACCTGAGTGGCACTGACTtactgttcattctcttctcctatGCCATGATTCTGCACACTGTGTTGAGCGCTGTGACTCCTAAGAAGCAACAAAAAGCTCTCAGTACTTGTGTCTGTCACCTCTGTGCTGTCACTGTTTTCTATGTGCCAATGATCAGCCTTTCCATTGTACATCGCCTCCTCAACTCCACCTCTCCGGTGGTCTGTAGCATTTTAGCCAATATTTATTTGCTCTTGCCACCTGTACTGAACCCTATAATTTACAGCTGGAAGACCAAGACCATTCGCCAGGCTATGCTTCAGCTGCTCCGATCTAAAAGTCTGTGGGGCCCCCATGTGAGGAGTCTGAGAGATAGGTAG